From the genome of Natrinema marinum:
CAAAAGGTTATCGAGTGTAGTTAGAATGCACAAAATAGTGGTCAATCACTCTCTAATGTGGCCAATTAATTCCTTCCTTTGTGAAAGCGGAGTTATAAGTGGTGGAATAGGAATCAGTCCGGTGGCCCCCTACCACGTGCACCGGTTCGGGAAAAGCGGCGACTCGAGGACACTGCATCGAGTTACTGGCAACGCACAAACGCTTTTGGCTGCACGGGCCCTACGTCCGACTATGTACGTGCGGGACGCGAAAAACAGGGAGGAGGTCTGGTTGCTGGACCACATCGAATCGATGGGTCTCGACGAGACGGCGTTCCGCTCGCGTGACTACGTCGTCGCAGTCGACGAAGAGTCGGGCGAGAAGGCCGGCTTCGGCCGTATCCGCGTCCACAAGCCCGGCGGCGCGGCGGACGTCTGCGAACTGACCAGCATCGGCGTCCTCGAGGGCTGGCGCGGCCAGGGCGTCGGGGCCCACGTCGTCGAGCGGCTCGTGGAGTACGCCGGCGACGAGGGGTTCGACACCGTCTACACGCTGACCGGCGAGGGCGCGTATCTCGCGCGGTTCGGCTTCCAGCAGATCGGGGAGGCCGATCTGCCCGATGTCCTCCAGGACCGACTCGAGGCCAAGCGCGATGGCTCCGACCCGGACGCGGTACCGTTGTCGATCGACGTCGCCGAGTTCGGGATGCCGGAGCGGTTCCGCAAGGCGTTCAAGCGCGCTCCCGAGGGCCGCGACGAGGCCGACACGGAAGAGTCCGCAGAGGATTTCGGAATCGATCCCGAATCGGCGACGTACAAGTACGATACCGGCCGATGACGCCGCGGACGGCACCCCTTCGGTCACCGGGTTCGGCCCGGACCCGCCGGGCGGTCGTGGAAGCCGTGGCGAAACGCGGTCCAGCCGATGCCGGAGAGAAACAGCATCGGCGGCAGAACGGCGAACGCCCACAGCGGGTCCAGCCCCCAGCGCAACAGGAAGAACAGATTCAGCAGTCCGAGCGCGAGCAGCGGCGCGACGTAGCGGGTGGCCCGCCTGCGGTCTCCCGCCTCTCCGCTCTCGCTCGGCACCGACGGCTCCGTGGCCATACACGGACCGTCGACGGCTCGAGACATAAGCGACCGTGTCGAGCGAACCGATAGTCATGAACGCAGATAAATCCGACTCGACAGCCGACGGCACCGACTCGACGACGGACTCGCAGACCAGCGGCGACGAGGACGACGGAATCCCCGTCTGGCTCGTCGAGCGAACCTACTCCGACGACGAACTGAACCTCATCATCCTCGTCTACGCCACCGAGGACGGTCAGCGATACCACCGCCGCGAGCGGGCGCTGACGAGTTTTTCGGGCCCCGCTCGGACCACTCGCGCCGGCCTGATCGTCTCCCCCGATCAGGTCGGGACCGTCGACGACCCGGAAACGCGGGCGCGCTACGCCGACGAAGCCTCCCGGATGGCCGCCAGTCACGACCGCGACGACAGCGTCTAGCGGACTGTGGCTCCCGCGAGCGCGGACTGTCGCCGCGTTCAACAAGGTTCAAGCCCCGCCCCGTCCACGCTTTCTATAATGTTCGATCCCGACGATCTCGAGGAGATTCGTGCCAGCAAGGAGGAGTGGCACGAGGAGGAAGTCGAACCAGTCCTCGAGCGCTTCGGCGAGCGCAAGGAAACGTTTACGACCGATACGGGCGGCCAGGAGGTCGATCGACTCTACACGCCCGACGACGTGGGCGACATCGACTATCAGGAGGATTTGGGTAATCCGG
Proteins encoded in this window:
- a CDS encoding GNAT family N-acetyltransferase, whose amino-acid sequence is MYVRDAKNREEVWLLDHIESMGLDETAFRSRDYVVAVDEESGEKAGFGRIRVHKPGGAADVCELTSIGVLEGWRGQGVGAHVVERLVEYAGDEGFDTVYTLTGEGAYLARFGFQQIGEADLPDVLQDRLEAKRDGSDPDAVPLSIDVAEFGMPERFRKAFKRAPEGRDEADTEESAEDFGIDPESATYKYDTGR